In Idiomarina sp. PL1-037, a single genomic region encodes these proteins:
- the rbfA gene encoding 30S ribosome-binding factor RbfA — translation MAQEFSRTERVRHQLQREIAMILQREIKDPRVSMVTVSDVEVSRDLAYAKVFVTFFQDEPEQVKQALKVLNEASGFIRSLLGKRIKARIVPQLKFQHDASLNEGIRMGKLVAEARERDKKSSENSGDD, via the coding sequence ATGGCTCAAGAGTTTAGCCGTACCGAGAGGGTACGGCATCAGCTACAACGAGAAATTGCTATGATCCTGCAACGTGAGATAAAAGATCCTCGCGTTAGCATGGTCACAGTATCCGACGTGGAAGTTTCTCGTGATTTAGCTTATGCCAAAGTGTTTGTTACCTTTTTCCAAGATGAGCCTGAGCAAGTTAAACAGGCATTAAAAGTGTTGAATGAAGCCTCAGGTTTCATTCGCTCTTTATTGGGTAAGCGCATCAAAGCACGTATTGTTCCGCAACTGAAGTTCCAGCACGACGCTTCTTTAAATGAAGGAATTCGTATGGGGAAATTGGTTGCGGAAGCTCGTGAAAGAGATAAGAAAAGCAGCGAAAACAGCGGAGACGATTAA
- the truB gene encoding tRNA pseudouridine(55) synthase TruB, translating into MSKPRLRKGRAVTGVVLLNKPQGMSSNHALQRVKRLYNAQKAGHTGALDPLATGILPVCLGEATKFSQYLLEADKAYRVEATLGVRTTTSDAEGEVVEEKPVAVDAAKVADAVKQFLGEQEQSPSIYSALKHEGRPLYYYARQGIEVPKKTRTITVHSIELLDIEDTKVTLQVSCSKGTYIRTLVDDLGQLLGCGAHVSMLHRNGVADIAEAAMVTLEQLETLAEEGYEALDALLHPADLLLGELPGVTVTQEQTRDFLHGQPIPLPEQNVNEAEEWRVTTENSLFLGVGRVKNAELWPRRVVAREYVDL; encoded by the coding sequence ATGTCTAAACCTCGTCTACGCAAAGGCCGCGCTGTCACGGGCGTAGTATTATTGAATAAACCGCAGGGCATGAGTTCAAACCATGCCCTGCAGCGTGTTAAGCGTCTATATAATGCACAAAAAGCGGGTCATACTGGTGCGTTGGACCCTCTGGCAACCGGGATTTTGCCTGTTTGTCTTGGAGAGGCGACCAAATTCTCGCAATATCTGCTGGAAGCCGATAAAGCCTACCGAGTCGAGGCTACGCTGGGAGTAAGAACAACCACCAGTGACGCAGAAGGTGAAGTGGTAGAGGAAAAGCCTGTAGCAGTTGATGCCGCTAAGGTTGCTGATGCAGTAAAGCAGTTTCTTGGTGAACAGGAGCAGTCTCCCTCTATTTATTCGGCACTTAAACACGAAGGTCGCCCGCTATATTATTATGCGCGGCAAGGCATTGAAGTTCCCAAAAAAACACGCACAATCACCGTTCATTCAATCGAGTTGTTGGATATCGAGGACACGAAAGTGACCCTGCAAGTGAGTTGCAGCAAAGGTACCTACATTCGTACTTTAGTTGATGACTTGGGTCAGTTATTAGGCTGTGGTGCTCACGTATCCATGCTACACCGTAACGGAGTAGCCGACATAGCTGAAGCCGCTATGGTGACTCTGGAACAACTGGAAACGTTAGCAGAAGAGGGCTATGAAGCTCTCGATGCGTTATTGCATCCGGCTGACTTATTACTGGGCGAATTGCCCGGGGTAACGGTAACTCAAGAGCAAACTCGGGACTTTTTGCATGGACAGCCCATTCCTTTACCTGAGCAAAATGTTAATGAAGCAGAAGAATGGCGGGTTACGACTGAAAACTCACTATTTCTTGGCGTCGGACGGGTGAAAAATGCGGAATTATGGCCGCGCCGGGTTGTTGCACGAGAGTATGTGGATTTATAG
- the rpsO gene encoding 30S ribosomal protein S15, whose product MSLTVEQKAEILKEFGQGENDTGSPEVQVALLTKNLAELQDHFKEHKKDHHSRRGLLRMVSRRRKLLDYLKRKDEKRYVAIVERLGIRR is encoded by the coding sequence ATGTCACTAACTGTTGAACAGAAAGCTGAGATTTTAAAAGAATTTGGTCAAGGCGAGAACGATACCGGTTCTCCTGAAGTGCAAGTTGCACTTTTAACTAAAAACTTGGCTGAATTACAAGACCACTTTAAAGAACATAAGAAAGATCACCACTCACGTCGTGGTTTGTTACGTATGGTTAGTCGCCGTCGTAAGCTTCTCGATTACCTGAAGCGTAAAGACGAAAAACGCTACGTAGCTATCGTAGAACGTCTGGGCATCCGCCGTTAA
- the pnp gene encoding polyribonucleotide nucleotidyltransferase, whose product MNPITKQFQYGQHTVTLETGVIARQATGSVLASIDDTTVLVTVVAKKEAREGQNFFPLTVNYQEKTYAAGKIPGGFFKREGRPSENETLTSRLIDRPIRPLFPDGFMNEVQVVATVVSVNPQINPDIVALIGASAALSISGAPFAGPIGAARVGVVNDEYVLNPTADELENSKLDLVVAGTDKAVLMVESEAELLSEDQMLGAVMYGHEAMQDVIKAITEFTAEAGKEKWDWQAPAKDESLQTKIRELAEQGIGEAYRTTDKAERKGKLDQVKEQMVEKLTAEDENVDLEEAGKIFHDLESDIVRSRIIAGEKRIDGRDPDMVRAISVATGVLPRTHGSSLFTRGETQALVTATLGTDRDAQMIDELTGMNTNRFMLHYNFPPYCVGETGMVGSPKRREIGHGRLAKRGIQAVMPSHDEFPYTIRVVSEITESNGSSSMASVCGSSLALMDAGVPIKSSVAGIAMGLVKEGDKHVVLSDILGDEDHLGDMDFKVAGNTDGITALQMDIKIDGITRDIMESALAQAKSARLHILKVMDEAIGGHREELSTYAPRFTTIKIDQDKIKDVIGKGGAVIRELTESTNTNIEIGDDGTIKVAASDQADADAAIEKIKQLTANVEVGKIYQGKVARIVDFGAFVTVLPGKDGLVHISQIAEERVNDVNEYLKVGDVVPVKVLEIDRQGRVRLSMKEAAEKKEEPATEAPAEPAAEEETKSEE is encoded by the coding sequence GTGAATCCAATAACTAAACAATTTCAGTACGGTCAGCATACAGTCACATTAGAAACTGGCGTAATAGCCCGTCAGGCGACTGGTTCTGTACTTGCCAGCATCGATGATACAACAGTCTTGGTCACTGTTGTTGCTAAAAAAGAAGCACGTGAAGGGCAAAACTTTTTCCCATTAACAGTCAATTACCAGGAAAAGACTTACGCAGCCGGTAAAATTCCTGGCGGTTTCTTTAAGCGTGAAGGGCGTCCCAGCGAAAATGAGACTTTGACAAGTCGCTTGATCGACCGTCCAATTCGTCCATTATTCCCTGATGGTTTCATGAACGAAGTTCAAGTTGTTGCGACTGTCGTTTCAGTCAACCCTCAAATTAACCCTGACATTGTCGCATTAATTGGTGCATCAGCCGCTTTATCTATTTCTGGAGCTCCTTTTGCAGGACCAATTGGCGCGGCACGTGTTGGTGTGGTTAATGATGAATACGTACTAAATCCAACCGCCGACGAGCTAGAAAACTCCAAGCTGGACCTTGTGGTTGCGGGTACGGATAAAGCAGTATTAATGGTTGAATCAGAAGCTGAACTGCTGTCTGAAGACCAAATGCTTGGCGCCGTTATGTACGGTCACGAAGCAATGCAGGACGTTATAAAAGCCATTACTGAATTTACTGCAGAAGCAGGCAAAGAGAAGTGGGACTGGCAGGCACCTGCAAAAGATGAAAGCTTACAGACTAAAATCCGTGAATTGGCAGAGCAAGGTATTGGCGAAGCCTACCGCACTACCGACAAAGCAGAACGTAAAGGCAAGCTTGACCAAGTTAAAGAGCAGATGGTCGAGAAGCTGACTGCTGAAGATGAAAATGTCGATTTAGAAGAAGCCGGCAAAATCTTCCACGACCTGGAAAGTGACATTGTCCGCAGCCGTATTATTGCGGGTGAAAAGCGTATTGATGGCCGCGACCCTGACATGGTTCGTGCTATTAGCGTGGCGACTGGTGTATTACCGCGTACTCACGGTTCATCATTGTTTACCCGTGGTGAGACTCAGGCGCTGGTAACGGCGACTTTAGGTACCGATCGTGATGCTCAGATGATTGACGAGCTGACCGGTATGAACACCAATCGTTTCATGCTGCATTATAACTTCCCTCCATACTGTGTTGGCGAAACAGGGATGGTTGGTTCGCCAAAACGTCGTGAAATTGGTCATGGTCGTTTGGCTAAACGTGGTATTCAGGCGGTTATGCCTAGCCACGACGAGTTCCCATACACCATTCGTGTTGTTTCAGAAATTACGGAATCAAACGGTTCAAGCTCTATGGCCTCCGTTTGTGGTTCTTCACTGGCGTTGATGGATGCAGGTGTACCAATCAAGTCTTCTGTAGCGGGTATTGCTATGGGCTTGGTCAAAGAAGGCGACAAGCACGTTGTTCTGTCTGACATTCTCGGTGATGAAGATCACTTAGGTGATATGGACTTTAAAGTAGCGGGTAACACCGATGGTATTACTGCGCTGCAAATGGACATCAAAATTGACGGCATTACTCGCGACATCATGGAAAGTGCATTAGCGCAGGCTAAATCAGCTCGCTTACACATTCTGAAAGTGATGGACGAAGCTATTGGCGGTCACCGTGAAGAATTGTCGACTTATGCACCTCGTTTTACCACCATTAAAATTGATCAGGACAAGATCAAAGACGTTATCGGTAAAGGCGGAGCGGTCATTCGCGAGCTGACTGAATCGACCAATACCAACATTGAGATTGGTGATGACGGTACCATCAAAGTTGCAGCAAGCGACCAGGCTGATGCTGACGCCGCTATTGAGAAAATCAAGCAGTTAACGGCTAACGTAGAAGTCGGTAAAATTTACCAGGGTAAAGTAGCTCGTATCGTAGATTTCGGTGCCTTTGTTACTGTTTTGCCAGGTAAAGATGGCTTAGTTCACATTTCTCAAATAGCAGAAGAGCGTGTAAACGACGTAAACGAATACCTGAAAGTAGGCGATGTTGTTCCGGTTAAAGTACTGGAGATTGACCGTCAGGGCCGCGTTCGTCTAAGCATGAAAGAAGCTGCTGAGAAAAAAGAAGAACCAGCAACTGAAGCGCCGGCAGAGCCTGCAGCTGAAGAAGAAACCAAAAGCGAAGAATAA
- the nlpI gene encoding lipoprotein NlpI, with product MQERRSVRFIGTLLLLGAMTGCASQSSFNQLPDTVVLAEPERAEFRYEIELARIAQMLREDLTEEQRGELYYRRGALYDAVGLRTLARMDFTRALEYNPRLADAYNFLGIQYTQLEEFDYAYEAFDSAIELNPEHRYAYLNRGIAEYYDARTKLSQEDLEYHLEKEPDDPYRVIWLFLAEHENDAELAQESLAQNAEKLDKSDWGYQIVQLYTGKLSEEEFLQRMTRNLGESEKLTERLCEAYFYLGKYMQMKGEQLQAVNYFKLALMTNVYGFVEHRYASVELTRIRESLLSR from the coding sequence ATGCAAGAGCGCAGAAGTGTTAGGTTCATTGGAACTTTGTTGTTATTAGGCGCCATGACGGGGTGTGCCTCGCAAAGTTCATTTAATCAGTTACCTGATACTGTGGTACTCGCTGAACCTGAGCGTGCGGAATTTCGCTATGAAATTGAGCTGGCACGCATTGCGCAAATGTTAAGAGAAGATTTAACCGAAGAACAGCGCGGAGAGCTATATTACCGTCGTGGGGCATTATACGACGCAGTCGGCTTAAGAACACTTGCGAGAATGGATTTTACCCGGGCTTTAGAATATAACCCGAGACTGGCTGATGCGTATAATTTCTTAGGTATTCAATATACGCAATTAGAAGAATTTGATTACGCTTACGAGGCTTTTGATTCCGCAATTGAACTAAACCCCGAACATCGTTACGCCTATTTGAACCGTGGTATAGCTGAGTATTACGACGCGAGAACGAAATTGTCTCAGGAAGACTTAGAATACCACCTGGAAAAAGAACCCGATGACCCTTACCGTGTTATTTGGCTGTTTCTTGCTGAACATGAAAATGATGCTGAACTGGCACAAGAAAGTCTTGCGCAAAACGCTGAGAAACTGGATAAGTCCGACTGGGGCTATCAGATTGTACAGCTTTATACGGGGAAACTTTCTGAAGAAGAGTTTTTACAACGTATGACTCGTAACTTAGGTGAGTCGGAAAAGCTGACTGAACGTTTGTGTGAAGCCTATTTTTATCTTGGCAAATATATGCAAATGAAAGGGGAGCAACTGCAGGCTGTTAACTATTTTAAATTGGCTTTAATGACAAATGTATATGGCTTCGTTGAACACCGTTATGCGTCGGTTGAGTTAACCCGTATTCGTGAATCCTTACTTAGTCGTTAA
- a CDS encoding peptidase, which produces MKAGLLIVLFLLALSGWSHQVYNQQQERYRLAHQGNARAQHQLANHHWKLNNRTAAYYWWQRSAKQHYFPAIESLINEFPRANDTWLELAVAAGDPAAQREVATVELTDQNTSIDQWQSRWTNSSDPWLQSKLKLMERYKNNDQCHMEINVIAADSGEKRRYLNFLSAVQNAPFDTQNWCVSFTLDENLSCVTDTQRKRASCHFEKSFDRQVILAEKGIASANSQTLTLTADSSEAVIQHELGHWVGFADEYEMSEVLAQKFCYGYYDHDTLNIIVTEAHNDYSARQVKAIYKSLPWKDELRSWQDIAIKKQGKWRLGSPEDAIVGLFKADTCNSVDDRQAWRPVNIRTAMEQHDTQIWPELYLRLLKRKN; this is translated from the coding sequence GTGAAAGCCGGACTCTTAATTGTGTTGTTTCTGCTCGCTTTAAGTGGGTGGTCTCATCAGGTTTATAACCAACAACAAGAGCGCTACAGGCTAGCGCATCAGGGTAATGCCCGGGCACAACACCAACTGGCAAATCATCACTGGAAACTTAATAACCGCACCGCTGCTTATTATTGGTGGCAGCGGTCGGCGAAGCAGCACTATTTTCCAGCCATAGAAAGCTTAATCAACGAATTTCCAAGAGCAAATGATACCTGGCTTGAACTGGCCGTTGCTGCTGGTGACCCTGCGGCTCAACGGGAGGTAGCTACTGTTGAATTAACTGATCAGAACACATCAATAGATCAATGGCAGAGTCGTTGGACAAACTCGAGTGACCCTTGGTTGCAGAGCAAGCTTAAACTGATGGAACGCTATAAGAATAATGACCAGTGTCATATGGAAATTAATGTGATTGCGGCTGATTCTGGCGAAAAACGACGTTACCTTAACTTTTTGTCCGCGGTACAAAATGCACCTTTTGATACTCAGAATTGGTGCGTCAGCTTTACTTTGGACGAAAACTTATCTTGTGTAACCGATACGCAGAGAAAACGGGCAAGTTGTCATTTTGAAAAAAGTTTTGATAGGCAGGTAATATTAGCCGAAAAGGGTATTGCCAGTGCCAATAGTCAGACATTGACTTTAACTGCTGACAGTTCAGAAGCAGTTATTCAACATGAGCTGGGACACTGGGTTGGGTTTGCTGATGAGTACGAAATGTCGGAAGTACTCGCCCAGAAGTTTTGCTATGGCTATTACGATCATGACACCCTGAATATTATTGTAACTGAAGCTCATAACGATTATTCGGCGCGGCAGGTTAAAGCGATTTATAAAAGCCTGCCGTGGAAAGATGAACTCAGGTCCTGGCAAGATATTGCGATTAAGAAGCAAGGGAAGTGGCGTTTAGGAAGCCCAGAAGACGCTATTGTCGGCCTTTTTAAAGCGGATACCTGTAATTCTGTAGATGACAGGCAAGCATGGCGTCCAGTTAATATTAGAACCGCCATGGAGCAGCATGACACCCAAATATGGCCCGAACTCTACTTAAGATTGCTGAAACGCAAAAATTGA
- a CDS encoding MAPEG family protein, with amino-acid sequence MSLLLWCLLIAGVLPILAKAPVVYFQNRENGYDNKHPRAQQQRLLGRGARAVAGHYNAYEAFPLFAAAVLAALATSQVTERIEFLSISFIVLRVLYHIAYVSNYDKLRSLIWFLATLCPVLILAQVAISV; translated from the coding sequence ATGAGCCTTTTACTGTGGTGTTTACTTATTGCCGGAGTTCTGCCAATTTTGGCTAAGGCGCCTGTGGTTTATTTTCAGAACCGGGAGAACGGTTATGACAATAAACACCCGAGAGCTCAACAGCAGCGGCTACTTGGGCGTGGAGCCCGAGCCGTTGCCGGTCACTATAATGCCTATGAAGCCTTCCCATTATTTGCTGCGGCCGTATTGGCGGCCTTAGCAACCTCCCAGGTTACCGAGCGCATTGAGTTTTTGAGTATTTCTTTTATTGTGCTTAGAGTGCTTTATCACATTGCTTATGTAAGTAACTATGACAAACTTCGGTCACTTATTTGGTTTCTGGCAACACTTTGCCCAGTGTTAATTCTGGCGCAAGTCGCTATTAGCGTCTAA
- the lipA gene encoding lipoyl synthase: MSKPVRVEPGVKMRDADKMALIPVQIIPTERDQMLRKPSWLKVKLPSSTERIDEIKQAMRSHGLHSVCEEASCPNLPECFNHGTASFMILGDICTRRCPFCDVAHGRPLPPDPGEAEKLGKTIRDMKVKYVVITSVDRDDLRDGGAQHFADCIREIRKHSENNIQVEVLVPDFRGRMQVALDILKGEAPDVFNHNLETVPRLYKAARPGANYQWSLDLLQKYKEARPDIRTKSGLMVGLGETKEEILEVMKDLRAHDVDMLTIGQYLQPSRHHIPVARYVHPDEFEELRVAGVEMGFSHIASGPLVRSSYHADLQAAGETVR; this comes from the coding sequence ATGTCAAAGCCAGTTAGAGTTGAACCTGGTGTCAAAATGCGTGACGCCGATAAAATGGCACTGATACCAGTACAAATTATTCCTACCGAACGCGACCAAATGTTGCGCAAGCCGTCGTGGCTGAAGGTTAAGTTGCCTTCTTCAACTGAGCGTATTGATGAAATTAAGCAAGCAATGCGCAGCCATGGTCTGCACTCTGTTTGTGAAGAAGCATCCTGTCCAAATTTACCGGAATGTTTTAATCACGGTACAGCCAGCTTTATGATTCTGGGCGACATTTGCACACGTCGTTGCCCATTCTGTGACGTTGCCCACGGTCGCCCTCTTCCTCCCGATCCGGGAGAAGCTGAAAAACTGGGCAAAACCATCCGCGACATGAAAGTGAAGTATGTCGTCATTACCTCGGTTGACCGTGATGATTTACGCGACGGCGGTGCTCAGCATTTTGCAGACTGTATTCGTGAAATTCGTAAGCACAGTGAGAACAACATTCAGGTAGAAGTGCTGGTACCGGATTTTCGTGGTCGTATGCAGGTTGCCCTGGATATTCTGAAAGGTGAAGCACCTGACGTCTTTAACCACAACCTTGAAACCGTGCCTCGCCTCTATAAAGCGGCCCGCCCCGGTGCAAATTACCAGTGGTCATTAGATTTGCTGCAAAAGTACAAGGAAGCACGTCCGGATATCCGTACCAAGTCGGGACTTATGGTCGGCCTTGGGGAAACCAAAGAAGAAATACTGGAAGTCATGAAAGATCTTCGTGCGCACGATGTCGACATGTTAACTATCGGACAGTATTTGCAGCCTAGCCGCCATCATATTCCGGTAGCGCGCTACGTGCATCCCGACGAATTTGAAGAGCTGCGTGTTGCTGGTGTAGAAATGGGCTTTAGCCACATTGCCAGTGGTCCACTTGTGCGTTCGTCTTACCATGCTGACTTACAAGCTGCGGGCGAAACCGTACGTTAA
- the lipB gene encoding lipoyl(octanoyl) transferase LipB, producing MNDTLIIRELGRQPYEPVWHAMQKFTDQRDEHTADELWVVEHDPVFTQGQAGKAEHILAPGNIPVIQVDRGGQVTYHGPGQLVIYFLLNIRRLNYGVRQLVNHIENTVIDTLSDYEIDAKARRDAPGVYVDADKICSLGLRIRKGCSFHGLALNVNMDMEPFSRINPCGLSGIKMIQTKDLNGPDSFSEAADAVIKHFTSSLSYSNILQQTGLAQDYVKAS from the coding sequence ATGAACGATACACTCATTATCCGTGAATTGGGCAGGCAGCCATACGAACCCGTATGGCATGCTATGCAGAAATTCACTGACCAACGCGACGAACACACTGCCGACGAGCTGTGGGTAGTCGAGCACGACCCTGTGTTCACTCAAGGACAAGCCGGCAAAGCTGAGCATATCCTTGCTCCGGGAAATATTCCGGTTATCCAGGTCGACCGAGGCGGACAGGTTACCTATCACGGGCCGGGTCAACTCGTTATCTATTTTCTCCTTAATATCCGTCGTCTTAATTATGGTGTCCGTCAACTCGTTAACCACATTGAAAACACCGTCATTGACACCCTTTCCGACTACGAAATTGATGCCAAAGCGCGTCGAGACGCCCCTGGGGTTTATGTCGATGCAGATAAAATCTGCTCTCTGGGACTGCGTATTCGTAAAGGCTGCTCTTTCCACGGATTGGCATTGAACGTTAATATGGACATGGAACCTTTTTCCCGAATAAACCCTTGTGGCCTTTCGGGCATAAAAATGATTCAAACTAAGGATCTCAATGGTCCTGATAGCTTTAGTGAAGCGGCTGATGCAGTGATAAAACACTTTACCAGCTCTCTTTCCTACAGCAACATTCTTCAACAAACGGGACTCGCTCAAGATTATGTCAAAGCCAGTTAG
- the ybeD gene encoding DUF493 family protein YbeD has translation MQKTRFDELVDFPCHFTFKVMGVASESLPDQVVEVLQEHAPGDYSPSVRPSSKGNYHSISVAVRVESQQHIEILYRSLSDIEDVRYVL, from the coding sequence ATGCAAAAAACTCGTTTTGACGAACTGGTCGATTTTCCCTGTCACTTTACTTTTAAAGTGATGGGGGTTGCTAGTGAGAGCCTTCCTGATCAGGTTGTAGAAGTTTTACAAGAGCATGCTCCGGGCGACTACAGTCCTTCCGTAAGGCCCAGCAGCAAAGGTAACTACCATTCAATTTCTGTTGCTGTGCGTGTCGAAAGCCAGCAGCATATCGAAATATTGTATCGTTCACTCTCAGATATCGAGGACGTTCGCTACGTTCTGTAG
- a CDS encoding D-alanyl-D-alanine carboxypeptidase family protein codes for MKKICHLFTVVTLLFSSASFAAQSLVPNAPSVNAKAYILIDHTTGKVLAESNSSESLPPASLTKMMTSYIIGKEMLSGRISENDLVTISENAWAKNFPESSKMFIEVGKEVSVKDLNRGIIISSGNDACVAMAEHIAGSEDAFADLMNNYAEQIGMKDSHFANSHGLPDSEQYVSARDMATLASALINETPEEYKLYAEKSFTYNNIKQYNRNSLLWDRSLNVDGIKTGHTNEAGYSLVSSAVEDGTRLIAVVMGTGSEQARKVESKKLLNYGFRYFETVKAYSAGESFISQRIWGGDLDEVELGISEDVVITLPKGQRDKLKANFELDEQLQAPLSKGQHVGTVYLQLNGEDVASFPLVTLQAVEEGGFFKKMMDYIKQQFTEE; via the coding sequence ATGAAAAAAATTTGTCACCTCTTTACCGTTGTAACCCTATTGTTCAGCTCAGCAAGTTTTGCGGCCCAGTCATTGGTTCCCAATGCGCCGTCAGTAAATGCCAAGGCTTATATCCTTATCGATCACACCACCGGCAAGGTTTTAGCAGAGAGTAATTCGAGCGAAAGTTTGCCTCCTGCCAGCCTGACCAAGATGATGACCAGCTACATTATTGGTAAAGAGATGTTGTCCGGCCGTATTAGCGAGAACGATCTCGTTACCATCAGCGAAAATGCCTGGGCCAAAAATTTCCCTGAATCATCCAAAATGTTTATCGAAGTTGGCAAAGAAGTCAGTGTTAAAGACTTAAACCGCGGCATTATTATCTCTTCTGGTAACGACGCCTGTGTTGCTATGGCTGAGCATATCGCCGGAAGTGAAGACGCTTTTGCCGACTTAATGAATAACTATGCCGAACAAATTGGTATGAAAGACAGCCATTTTGCTAACAGTCATGGTCTACCCGATTCTGAGCAATACGTCTCCGCTCGTGATATGGCGACGTTAGCAAGTGCTTTAATAAATGAGACTCCCGAAGAATATAAACTCTACGCAGAAAAGTCTTTTACCTACAATAATATCAAGCAGTACAATCGTAACTCGCTGTTATGGGATCGTAGCTTGAATGTTGATGGTATAAAGACCGGCCATACTAATGAAGCAGGTTATAGTCTGGTTTCTTCTGCAGTTGAAGACGGAACACGTTTAATTGCAGTAGTAATGGGCACCGGTAGCGAGCAGGCTCGCAAAGTTGAAAGTAAAAAACTACTTAACTACGGATTCCGTTATTTCGAAACCGTCAAAGCATATTCTGCCGGCGAAAGTTTTATTTCCCAACGTATTTGGGGTGGTGACTTAGATGAAGTCGAGCTGGGCATCAGTGAAGATGTCGTTATCACTTTACCTAAGGGCCAACGGGATAAGTTAAAGGCTAATTTTGAGCTTGATGAGCAACTACAGGCACCGCTTTCGAAAGGCCAGCACGTAGGCACCGTTTACCTTCAGCTAAACGGTGAAGATGTAGCTTCATTTCCGCTGGTAACCTTACAAGCTGTCGAAGAAGGTGGATTCTTCAAGAAAATGATGGACTATATAAAACAGCAATTTACTGAAGAATAA
- a CDS encoding septal ring lytic transglycosylase RlpA family protein — MKCSNLSTIMLSVFLLSSCSSGPSGRYSQHKDSAPTRLPNESELRSAVPVHEPISPQGNRDYRVLGNDYEVMDSAIGYVEEGYASWYGNKFHGHLTSNGEYYDMYSMSAAHTRLPLPTYVKVTNLNNDRTVTVRVNDRGPFHPERIIDLSFAAAYKLGMLDSGTAPVRVEAINLNTPMRVEEQSAPRSQSNYHIQLAASSNIDRLSQLKHNLPPKFREIATTEQTHGLHKLMLGPVSEDASHNLLEQIRSSGYPEAFRVKAAQSQADTPDAVQQN; from the coding sequence ATGAAATGCAGTAATTTATCAACCATAATGCTGAGCGTATTTTTGCTCAGCAGTTGTTCCAGCGGTCCTTCCGGTCGCTATTCTCAACATAAAGACAGTGCACCGACTCGATTACCTAACGAGTCAGAGTTACGCAGCGCCGTTCCTGTTCATGAGCCTATTAGCCCTCAAGGCAACCGGGACTACCGGGTTTTAGGTAATGATTATGAGGTAATGGACAGTGCTATTGGTTATGTCGAGGAAGGTTATGCTTCCTGGTATGGCAATAAATTTCACGGTCATCTGACGTCCAATGGCGAGTACTATGACATGTACAGTATGTCAGCAGCTCATACCCGGTTACCTCTGCCTACTTATGTAAAAGTCACTAACTTAAACAACGACCGTACCGTCACGGTTAGGGTAAATGATCGCGGACCATTCCATCCTGAACGTATTATCGACTTGTCATTTGCGGCAGCTTATAAGTTGGGTATGCTGGATAGTGGTACAGCCCCAGTTCGGGTTGAAGCCATTAATTTAAATACTCCAATGCGAGTCGAAGAGCAATCTGCCCCGAGAAGCCAATCGAATTATCATATTCAATTAGCCGCTTCGTCAAATATCGACCGTTTATCGCAGTTAAAACACAACTTACCGCCCAAGTTCCGGGAAATTGCAACTACTGAACAAACTCATGGTCTACATAAACTCATGCTGGGGCCGGTTTCTGAAGATGCAAGTCACAATTTACTCGAGCAGATACGATCTTCCGGATACCCTGAAGCTTTTCGAGTAAAGGCAGCGCAAAGTCAGGCGGATACTCCTGACGCTGTGCAACAGAACTGA